Genomic window (Mycolicibacterium smegmatis):
ACTCCGGCGTCTTCGGCAGCGATGGCGGCCAGCAGTCCGTCGAAGTCCTCCGCGCACGGGCCACACGCACACAGATGCGCAGCGACCCCCGGATACCGGTGGGCGCGTAGGCCAACCGGCAGTTCGGCGTAGATGTGCAGAACCTCCATCGCCTCATCGCAACCGACGTCGCGCGGATCGGTCGTGAGAAACCGCTGAATTCGGGTCCATTCGGTCACGGTCGTTCCAATGCCACGTGGTTGGTCAGATACTCGTTGGTGACGAGGAATTCGCGGATCTTACGTCGCGCGTCGAAAATCGTTTTGTAGATCGCGTTCCGGCTCACACCGAGTTTGACGACCAGAGCGTCCAGCGGTGTGCCCTGGATGACGATGGCACGAACATCTGCCGCTGCCGCTCGGTCAGGGTTGCCTCGACAGCGCGCTTGATCGCCGCGGACAACTCGGCGGCCTCGGCGTGCTCGCTCGGATCGATGCCGAAGCGCTCGGGCAGCCGGTTCCAGTCCTCGGTGTCGAGCGCCACGGGCGGATGACACCAGTGGTGGCGGCCGATCTTGTGTGCGACTTCGAGGATGACGAACTTGTACGCCCACGTGGTGAAGCGACTCTCGCCGCGGAAGCTGTCGAGCTTGCCGAGGATCGACAGTGTCGCGTCGGACGCGGCCTGCTGGGCGATGTCGTCGAGTTCGCTGCCCGTGATGGCGGTGTGACGCCGGTGCACTTCGCGTCGGGCCACCCGCAACAGCCTCTCGTGCAGGCGCTCGATCGCGGTCCTGCGGTCAGCAGGGCATGCGCCGGCGTCGAGAAGCCGCAACCACTCGCGGGACTCGGCGTCCACCCAAGCTCCTCACAATCGTCGTCGTCGGAATCAACGAGGCACCCTCTCGCATGGTTCGTGCCCCCCGACGCGGCCCGGTCTTACCGTGTGACCCGAAAACTTTCGCCGTAAGAAGACCCGTCCGGCAGGGCACCAATGTGTATGAGCCTGCTACATCCCGGCAAGAAGTTCCCGCACCTTCGTGTGACGCCACCTGCGGCCCCGGCCATCGACCTGCCTGACCACTTCGAAGACCGCTTCGGAGTGGTGCTTTTCTTCCGCGGCGCGTGGTGCCCCTACTGTGTCGCCCAGCTACGTGCCTTCGACCATGCCACGGACAAACTGCGCGAGAACCTGATCGACGTGGTGGCGATGTCGGTCGACCACGAGGCCACCACCGCGAAACTGATCGCCGAGCACGGACTGCGGTTCCCGGTCGGGCACAGCGCCGACGCCCGCACGGTCGCCGAACAGACCGGCGCCTTCGTCAACGCCGAACCGTTGCACCTGCAGTCGACGGGGTTCGTCCTCGATCCTGCCGGGCGCGTCACGGTCAGTGTCTACTCGAGCGGCGCGATCGGCCGGTTGGTGCCGGCTGATGTCATCGGGATGGTCCGCTATTTGCGAGAACACTCCGCGTGAGGTTCACGCTGGACCACTCGGCGGGACGATGGCGGTTCCGTGGCCCCGACGGTGATCCGTTCCTGTCGATCGGCGTCGTCCACGCCGACGACACCAATCTGCGCTACCCGCACAACATGGGCATCTTCACGGCGCGATACGGGGCATCGCGGCGACGCTGGCTGCGGGAGGGCCTGGTGCCGGAGATGACGTCGTGGGGGTTCAACACGCTCGGCTGGACATCGGAGTACGTCAGCGGTTCCGGGCTGGCCACCGACGGAGGTGCCGTCGACCTCGGCCACTCCGAAGGGCTTCCCGCCGACGACGTGGCCGCGCTCGGGATCCCGTACACACTGTCGCTGCGGGTCGCCGAGATCGAGCACTGGAACGGCCATCCGGCGTACCGGGACCCGCGTGGGCCCGCGTTCGCGCAGTGGTGTGACCACCTCGCCAGGATCACGTGCCGTCCCGACGACCCGAACCTACTGGGGTACTTCCTGGTCGACGTACCGTGCTGGGGCCGCCATCCCACAGGCGCCGGGTACCCGCCCGATGAGCTCGTGGCGATAGCCGACGCCTACTACCGCACCGCCACCGAGGCCATTCGCAGGCACGATCCGCACCATCTGATCCTGGGGGATCGCTACGGCACCCGGCATCCGGTGCCCGACGCGGTACTCGACGCCGCGGCGCCCTACGTCGACGTGCTGTCGGTGCAGACTTTTCCGGGGCCGGGTGCCGATCGGCTCCACGCCGCGCTGGAGATCATCGAGCGCTGGCATGTGCGGACCGGCAGGCCCGTGCTGATCGCCGACACCGGCAACTGGTGCCCGACGGTGATGCGCCCGGACCGCACGGGCTGGGCGAGCGACCAGCGTGACCGCGGCGCCGGCTACGCCGCGGCGGCCGAGGCGTTCACCGCGCGGCGGTGGTGCCTGGGCTGGCACTGGTGCGGTTGGCTGGAGAATCCACATCGCGGGTTCGGGCTCAAGGATCCCTGGGACGAGCCCTACACCGACCTCACCGAGGTCGTCAGGCAGACGAATCTTCGGCTGTCGACAGCCGGAACTCCGAGAAGTCCAACGACACCAGCAGCCGGTCGCGGTGGATGATCCCGTCGTCGGTGCGCAGGTACGCCCGCCGCGCGGTGGGCCACCTCAGACCCTCGACGTCGGTGTAGAAGTGCAGGTACTGGCTGACGCCGAAGCTGCCCGCGATGTCCACGCGGTAGTCGTGGCGGCGTAGCAGGCGGGGTGTACTTGTTCCTTCATGGACGCGGTGTACACGTCCAGGCCGACGGTTGTCCATCGCGGAGATGCGCGTGAGGCTGCTCGCTTCCATAGGCTTCGTGTCATGACAGCCACGTTGACGGGCGGACCCGATCTGCAGCAGGCCCGCCGGATCCTGACCGAAATCCCCGGCCCACGGTCCCGTGACCTGGCCGAACGCCGCAACGCCGCGCTCCCGGCCGGCCTGGCGAGCGGGGCGGGGGTCTACATCGCCGCCGCAGGCGGCGGCGTGGTCGTGGACGTCGACGGCAATTCGTTCATCGATCTGGGCAGCGGCATCGCGGTCACCACGGTCGGCAACGCCGCACCTGCGGTCGTCTCGCGCGCGGGCAGCCAACTCGCGCAGTACACGCACACGTGCTTCCTGAACGTGCCCTACGAGCCGTACATCGAGGTCGCCGAGCGTCTCAATGCCCTGACCCCGGGCGATCACCAGAAGCGCACCGCGCTGTTCAGCACGGGCGCCGAGGCCGTGGAAAACGCCGTCAAGTACGCACGCGCCCACACCGGTCGCGACGCGGTCGTGGTGTTCGACCACGCCTTCCACGGCCGGTCGCTGCTCACCATGACCATGACGGCCAAGAACCAGCCCTACAAGCACGGGTTCGGTCCGTTCGCCCCCGAGGTCTACCGCGCGCCCATGGCCTATCCCTACCGGTGGCCGTCGGGGCCCGAAAACTGCGCGGCCGAGGCGTTCGACCTGTTCACCACCCTGATCGACGCGCAGATCGGCGCAGATCAGGTGGCCTGCGTCGTGGTCGAACCCATCCAGGGCGAGGGCGGCTTCATCGTTCCCGCCGAGGGGTTCCTGCAGAAGGTCGCCGACTTCTGCCGTGAGCGCGGCATCCTGGTGGTGGCCGACGAGGTGCAGACCGGTATCGCGCGCACCGGCGCGTGGTTCGCGTGCGAGCACGAGGACCTGGTCCCCGACCTCATCACCACCGCCAAGGGCCTGGGCGGCGGCCTGCCGCTGGCGGCGGTCACCGGCCGCGCCGAGATCATGGACGCCGCGCACGCGGGCGGCATCGGCGGCACCTACGCGGGCAACCCCGTCGCGTGCGCCGCGGCGCTCGGCGTGTTCGACGAGATCGAGCAGAACGGCCTGATCGAGCGCGCCCGCGCCATCGGCGAGGTGATCGTGGCAGAACTGCGCAGCATCGCCTCCACCACCGGCCTCATCGGCGAAATTCGCGGCCGCGGCGCCATGATCGCCGTCGAGCTGATCAAGCCCGGCACGCGCGAACCCAACAAGGAAGCCGTCGCCGCGCTGGCCAAGCACTGCCACGACAACGGTGTACTGACCTTGACGGCAGGCACTTTCGGCAACGTCCTGCGTTTCCTGCCGCCGCTGACCATCACCGACGAACTGCTCGTCGACGCCTTCGGCGTCATCCGCGACGGCTTCGCCGCCCTCTAGAAATCACCAGGAGCTCACCATGACCCTCACCGCACCCACGAAGAAGTCCACCTACGCCCCGCTCGAGCTGTTCGACACCGACCGCCTGCTCGACCAGGACGAGCGCGACATCGCCGCAACCGTGCGACAGTTCGTCGACACCCGGCTGAAGCCCAACATCGAGGGCTGGTTCGAATCGGCCACTCTCCCACGCGAACTCGCTAAGGAGTTCGGCAATCTCGGTGTGCTGGGCATGCACCTGCAGGGTTACGGCTGCGCGGGCACCAACGCCGTGAGCTACGGCCTGGCCTGCATGGAACTCGAGGCAGGCGACAGCGGCTTCCGCAGCTTCGTGTCAGTGCAGGGTTCGCTGTCGATGTTCTCGATCTACCGCTACGGGTCCGAAGAGCAGAAGAACGAGTGGCTGCCCCGCCTTGCCGCGGGCGACGCCGTCGGCTGCTTCGGTCTGACCGAACCCGACTTCGGCTCCAACCCTGCCGGTATGCGCACCCGTGCGCGCCGCGACGGCAGCGACTGGATCCTCAACGGCACCAAGATGTGGATCACCAACGGCAACCTGGCTGACGTCGCCACGGTGTGGGCGCAGACCGACGACGGCATCCGCGGCTTCCTGGTTCCCACCGACACACCGGGATTCACCGCCAACGCGATCCACCGCAAGCTCTCGCTGCGCGCCTCGGTGACCTCCGAACTGGTGCTCGACAACGTGCGCCTGCCCGCGTCGGCCCAGCTGCCGCTGGCCGAGGGCCTCTCGGCTCCGCTGTCGTGCCTCAACGAGGCCCGGTTCGGCATCGTGTTCGGCGCGCTGGGCGCCGCACGCGACAGCCTGGAGACCACGATCGCCTACACGCAGTCACGCGAGGTGTTCGACAAGCCGCTGTCGAATTACCAGCTGACGCAGGAGAAGCTGGCCAACATGACCGTCGAGCTGGGCAAGGGCATGCTGCTGGCCATCCACCTGGGCCGCATCAAGGACGCCGAGGGTGTGCGCCCCGAGCAGATCAGCCTGGGCAAGCTCAACAATGTCCGCGAGGCCATCGCGATCGCCCGCGAGTGCCGGACCCTGTTGGGCGGCAGCGGGATCACGCTCGAGTACTCGCCGCTGCGTCACGCCAACAACCTGGAGTCGGTGCTCACCTACGAGGGCACCTCCGAGATGCATCTGCTGTCCATCGGCAAGGCGCTCACCGGAAAGGCGGCGTTCCGCGCATGACCCCGGTGACCATCAACCACCTTGTTGCGGGCGAGTGGGTGGCCGGTGCGGGCGACGTCGTCGTCAGCGTCAACCCGGCCCACCCGGGCGACATCGTGGCCGAGGGACACAACGCGACCACCGCGCAGGTCGACACCGCGGTCGCGGCCGCCGCCGAGGCGTTCCGTGCATGGGCGGCCACCCCGACGCACCAGCGTGGTGCGGTGCTGCTGGCCGCCGCGCAGATCGTCGACCGCAACGCCCAGGCCTGGGGTCTGGAACTGGCCACCGAAGAGGGCAAGACCAAGGCCGAGGGCATCGGTGAGGTCAAGCGCGCCGCACAGATCCTGCGGTACTACGGCAACGAGGGCGACCGGCAGGCAGGCGAGATCTTCTCGTCACCCCGTGCCGGCGAACAGATCCTGGTGACCCGCAAGCCACTCGGTGTGGTCGGCGTCATCACCCCGTTCAACTTCCCCATCGCCATTCCGGCGTGGAAGATCGCGCCTGCCCTGGTGTACGGCAACACCGTGGTGTGGAAGCCCGCGAGCACCGTTCCGGTGCTGGCGATCCGCTTCGCGCAGGCACTCACCGAGGCCGGTCTGCCCGCGGGTGCGCTGAATCTGGTGATCGGTGACTCCGAGACCGGAACCGCGATCGTCGACCATCCCCGCATCGACGGTCTGACGTTCACCGGATCCACCGCGGTGGGCCGTCGTCTCGCGTCCGTGGCCGCGACGTGCGGCATCCCGATGCAGGCCGAGATGGGCGGCAAGAACGCCGCCGTGGTGCTCGACGACGCCGACCTGGACGTGGCCGTCGAACAGGTGATGCTGGGTGCGTTCCGGTCGACCGGCCAGAAGTGCACCGCCACATCCCGTTTGATCGTCACCGACGGCATCGCCGACAAGTTCACCGAGGCACTGGTCGAACGGGCCCGCGCACTGCGGGTCGGCGACCCCACCGACGACGCCACCGAGATGGGTCCGGTGATCACCGACGCGTCCCGCGCGTCGATCCTGGCCGGGATCGACACTGCCGTCGCACAGGGCGCCACGGTGCTCGCCGGTGGGCGGCCCTACACCGAAGGCCCGCTCGCCGAGGGGTACTTCATCGCCCCGACCGTGCTGGAACTCGACGGTTCCCCGGC
Coding sequences:
- a CDS encoding RNA polymerase sigma factor, with the protein product MDAESREWLRLLDAGACPADRRTAIERLHERLLRVARREVHRRHTAITGSELDDIAQQAASDATLSILGKLDSFRGESRFTTWAYKFVILEVAHKIGRHHWCHPPVALDTEDWNRLPERFGIDPSEHAEAAELSAAIKRAVEATLTERQRQMFVPSSSRAHRWTLWSSNSV
- a CDS encoding peroxiredoxin family protein, with protein sequence MSLLHPGKKFPHLRVTPPAAPAIDLPDHFEDRFGVVLFFRGAWCPYCVAQLRAFDHATDKLRENLIDVVAMSVDHEATTAKLIAEHGLRFPVGHSADARTVAEQTGAFVNAEPLHLQSTGFVLDPAGRVTVSVYSSGAIGRLVPADVIGMVRYLREHSA
- the gabT gene encoding 4-aminobutyrate--2-oxoglutarate transaminase, giving the protein MTATLTGGPDLQQARRILTEIPGPRSRDLAERRNAALPAGLASGAGVYIAAAGGGVVVDVDGNSFIDLGSGIAVTTVGNAAPAVVSRAGSQLAQYTHTCFLNVPYEPYIEVAERLNALTPGDHQKRTALFSTGAEAVENAVKYARAHTGRDAVVVFDHAFHGRSLLTMTMTAKNQPYKHGFGPFAPEVYRAPMAYPYRWPSGPENCAAEAFDLFTTLIDAQIGADQVACVVVEPIQGEGGFIVPAEGFLQKVADFCRERGILVVADEVQTGIARTGAWFACEHEDLVPDLITTAKGLGGGLPLAAVTGRAEIMDAAHAGGIGGTYAGNPVACAAALGVFDEIEQNGLIERARAIGEVIVAELRSIASTTGLIGEIRGRGAMIAVELIKPGTREPNKEAVAALAKHCHDNGVLTLTAGTFGNVLRFLPPLTITDELLVDAFGVIRDGFAAL
- a CDS encoding acyl-CoA dehydrogenase family protein — protein: MTLTAPTKKSTYAPLELFDTDRLLDQDERDIAATVRQFVDTRLKPNIEGWFESATLPRELAKEFGNLGVLGMHLQGYGCAGTNAVSYGLACMELEAGDSGFRSFVSVQGSLSMFSIYRYGSEEQKNEWLPRLAAGDAVGCFGLTEPDFGSNPAGMRTRARRDGSDWILNGTKMWITNGNLADVATVWAQTDDGIRGFLVPTDTPGFTANAIHRKLSLRASVTSELVLDNVRLPASAQLPLAEGLSAPLSCLNEARFGIVFGALGAARDSLETTIAYTQSREVFDKPLSNYQLTQEKLANMTVELGKGMLLAIHLGRIKDAEGVRPEQISLGKLNNVREAIAIARECRTLLGGSGITLEYSPLRHANNLESVLTYEGTSEMHLLSIGKALTGKAAFRA
- a CDS encoding aldehyde dehydrogenase family protein — protein: MTPVTINHLVAGEWVAGAGDVVVSVNPAHPGDIVAEGHNATTAQVDTAVAAAAEAFRAWAATPTHQRGAVLLAAAQIVDRNAQAWGLELATEEGKTKAEGIGEVKRAAQILRYYGNEGDRQAGEIFSSPRAGEQILVTRKPLGVVGVITPFNFPIAIPAWKIAPALVYGNTVVWKPASTVPVLAIRFAQALTEAGLPAGALNLVIGDSETGTAIVDHPRIDGLTFTGSTAVGRRLASVAATCGIPMQAEMGGKNAAVVLDDADLDVAVEQVMLGAFRSTGQKCTATSRLIVTDGIADKFTEALVERARALRVGDPTDDATEMGPVITDASRASILAGIDTAVAQGATVLAGGRPYTEGPLAEGYFIAPTVLELDGSPAKVWSEELFGPVLAVRRAADADEAFELANDSEFGLSAAIFTQDVTRVLQAMEQIDVGVLHVNSESAGADPHVPFGGDKKSGLGPKEQGAAARDFFTHTTTVYLRGGRPGV